In Xyrauchen texanus isolate HMW12.3.18 chromosome 32, RBS_HiC_50CHRs, whole genome shotgun sequence, the following proteins share a genomic window:
- the LOC127625951 gene encoding junction plakoglobin-like, which produces MEMHMTEPAGMTKVAEWQQSYYGTDSGIQSGATTVRSDDVGKEYNTKNFTYTSTFTENPAEVESQYTMTRAQRVRTAMFPETVAEGTSILSTQIDQSKQTNVQKLAEPSQQLKAAIIHLINYQDDAELATRAIPELTKLLNDDDQVVVNKAAMIVNQLTRKEASRRALMQSPQMVAAVVRAMQNTSDMETTRATASILHNLSHHREGLLAIFKSGGIPALVRMLSSPMDSVLFYAITTLHNLLLHQEGAKMAVRLADGLQRMVPLLKKSNTKFLAITTDCLQLLSYGNQESKLIILANGGPEGLVSIMRTYNYEKLLWTTSRVLKVLSVCPSNKPAIVDAGGMQALGKHLTGSSQRLTQNCLWTLRNLSDAATKQDGLENLLQVLVSLLSSDDSDMLTCATGILSNLTCNNMHNKTQVTQINGVESLIHAILRAGSKQDVVEPAVCALRHLTSRHPESETAQNAVRIHYGIPAIVKLLNQPYYWPVVKAVVGLIRNLALCQANQAHLRDAEAIHKLVNLLLKAHQDAQKHGSSAQQTYQDGVKMEEIVEGCTGALHIMARDPMNKVIIANMDAIPLFVQLLYSPLDNVKRVAAGLLCELALDKQSAEIIDAEGACAPLMELLHSSNEGIATYAAAVLFRISEDKNPDYKKRVSVELTHSLFKHDPAAWEMAHDSIMMEQLPGDELDGYGPGAYQGYNDGMHLENMPLDQDMQEDYGPGMPYDSMSRNYPEHY; this is translated from the exons ATGGAAATGCACA TGACAGAGCCCGCAGGGATGACGAAGGTGGCGGAGTGGCAACAGTCGTATTATGGGACAGATTCAGGCATCCAGTCAGGAGCAACTACAGTTCGCTCAGACGATGTTGGAAAAGAGTACAACACCAAGAACTTCACTTACACCAGCACATTTACAGAGAACCCTGCAG AGGTGGAATCTCAGTACACGATGACCCGTGCCCAGCGTGTGAGGACTGCCATGTTTCCAGAGACAGTGGCAGAGGGAACATCTATCCTGTCCACACAGATCGATCAGTCCAAGCAGACCAACGTACAGAAGCTGGCTGAACCCTCTCAGCAGCTCAAAGCTGCCATCATTCACCTTATCAACTACCAGGACGATGCCGAGCTTGCCACTCGTGCCATTCCAGAGCTCACCAAACTCCTCAACGATGATGACCAG GTTGTGGTTAATAAAGCCGCTATGATTGTGAACCAGCTGACCCGTAAGGAGGCATCGCGGCGGGCTCTGATGCAGTCCCCGCAGATGGTGGCAGCAGTAGTGAGAGCCATGCAGAACACGTCAGACATGGAGACGACCCGTGCCACAGCCAGCATCCTGCACAACCTCTCACACCATCGCGAGGGACTGCTCGCCATCTTCAAATCAGGGGGCATTCCAGCTCTGGTGCGCATGTTGAG CTCTCCAATGGATTCAGTTCTTTTCTATGCCATCACCACCCTGCATAACCTGCTACTGCACCAGGAGGGAGCCAAGATGGCAGTGCGTCTGGCTGATGGGTTGCAGAGGATGGTGCCTCTGCTAAAAAAGAGCAACACCAAGTTCCTAGCCATCACCACAGACTGCCTACAGCTACTTTCCTATGGCAACCAGGAGAGCAAG CTGATTATCTTGGCTAATGGGGGTCCTGAGGGTCTTGTTAGCATCATGAGGACCTACAACTATGAGAAGCTGCTCTGGACCACCAGTCGTGTTCTCAAAGTGCTCTCTGTCTGTCCTAGTAACAAGCCTGCTATTGTAGATGCTG GTGGAATGCAAGCCCTTGGTAAACATCTGACTGGCTCTAGTCAACGCCTGACGCAGAACTGCCTGTGGACCTTGAGAAACTTGTCAGATGCTGCAACCAAACAG GACGGATTGGAAAATCTGCTGCAAGTTCTGGTCAGTCTGCTGTCCTCAGATGACAGCGACATGCTTACCTGTGCCACAGGCATCCTGTCCAACCTCACCTGCAATAACATGCACAACAAAACGCAGGTGACCCAGATTAATGGTGTGGAGTCACTGATTCACGCCATCCTGAGGGCTGGTTCGAAACAGGACGTGGTCGAGCCAGCTGTCTGTGCCCTGCGGCACCTTACCAGCCGACATCCAGAGTCTGAAACCGCACAGAATGCTGTACGAATCCATTATGGCATCCCTGCTATTGTCAAATTGCTCAATCAGCCCTACTACTGGCCAGTTGTTAAG GCTGTGGTTGGTCTGATCCGCAACCTGGCTCTATGTCAAGCCAATCAAGCTCATTTGAGAGATGCTGAAGCTATTCACAAACTGGTCAACCTGCTTCTGAAAGCTCACCAGGATGCACAGAAACATGGTTCATCTGCTCAGCAAACATACCAG GACGGTGTGAAAATGGAGGAGATTGTGGAGGGCTGCACTGGAGCTCTGCATATCATGGCCAGAGATCCTATGAACAAGGTCATCATTGCCAACATGGACGCCATTCCTTTGTTTGTGCAG TTGTTGTATTCTCCATTGGATAATGTCAAGCGTGTGGCAGCTGGTCTTCTGTGTGAACTGGCTCTTGATAAACAGTCAGCTGAGATCATTGATGCAGAGGGCGCCTGTGCTCCTCTCATGGAGCTCCTTCACTCCAGCAATGAAGGGATCG CCACCTATGCTGCCGCTGTACTCTTCCGAATTTCTGAGGACAAAAACCCTGACTATAAGAAGCGAGTATCAGTGGAACTCACACACTCGCTCTTCAAACACGACCCTGCTGCATGGGAGATG GCACACGATAGTATCATGATGGAGCAATTACCTGGTGATG AGCTTGATGGCTATGGTCCAGGAGCATATCAAGGATATAATGATGGCATGCATTTGGAAAACATGCCTCTAGATCAAGACATGCAAGAAGATTATGGGCCAGGCATGCCTTACGATTCCATGTCCAGAAACTATCCTGAACACTACTAA